From Streptomyces qinzhouensis, one genomic window encodes:
- a CDS encoding phosphotransferase family protein codes for MTSGAGVGGMFTAEAAGVVLVSACRTAGFDPAGAELLRLGSNAVYRLAGTPVIVRIARDPGSLPDMTRAVRVARWLESEGFAATRVVADLEQPLVVDGRVVTFWVSAQDAVVYADLRELGDLLRRLHWLEEPGSLALPYYDPFQEVWDTLRALGDVPGDDVAFLNERAERIQKEYGRLDWVLDFGMIHGDANVGNAIRDRDGRPLLIDLDGFSLGQREWDLVLTSLYYERFGWHTRTEYESFVYHYGFDLMNWPGYPVLADLRELKMTLWIGHQVTTSEKAAEEFARRVHALRTDGSRKDWQAF; via the coding sequence ATGACTTCGGGCGCGGGTGTTGGCGGTATGTTCACGGCGGAGGCGGCGGGGGTGGTCCTGGTGTCGGCGTGCCGGACGGCCGGGTTCGATCCGGCTGGTGCGGAGCTGCTGCGGCTCGGATCCAATGCCGTGTACCGGCTGGCCGGAACGCCGGTGATCGTACGGATCGCCCGGGATCCCGGTTCGCTGCCGGATATGACGCGTGCGGTGCGGGTGGCCCGATGGCTGGAGAGCGAGGGGTTCGCCGCGACGCGGGTGGTTGCGGATCTGGAGCAGCCGCTCGTGGTCGACGGCAGGGTGGTGACGTTCTGGGTCAGTGCGCAGGATGCGGTGGTCTATGCGGACCTGCGGGAGCTGGGTGACTTGCTGCGGCGGTTGCACTGGCTGGAGGAGCCGGGGTCGCTGGCCCTTCCTTATTACGACCCGTTCCAGGAGGTGTGGGACACCCTCCGCGCTCTGGGTGACGTTCCCGGCGATGATGTGGCGTTTCTGAACGAGCGGGCGGAGCGGATACAGAAGGAGTACGGCCGTCTGGACTGGGTTCTCGACTTCGGCATGATTCACGGGGATGCCAACGTCGGGAACGCGATCCGGGACCGGGACGGCCGGCCGCTGCTGATCGACCTGGACGGCTTCTCGCTGGGGCAGCGGGAGTGGGACCTCGTACTGACATCGCTGTACTACGAGCGGTTCGGCTGGCACACCCGTACCGAGTACGAGTCGTTCGTTTACCACTACGGCTTCGACCTGATGAACTGGCCCGGCTACCCGGTTCTCGCAGATCTGCGCGAGCTGAAGATGACGCTGTGGATCGGCCATCAGGTCACCACGAGCGAAAAGGCGGCGGAAGAGTTCGCCCGGCGGGTGCATGCCCTGCGTACTGACGGAAGCCGCAAGGACTGGCAGGCGTTCTGA
- a CDS encoding YdeI/OmpD-associated family protein — protein MDEIGGVEVVAFADSGAFDGWLTAHHERHEGVWVKVAKKGSGIASVTSDELVDVGLCWGWISGQRRSLDASYYLQKYVPRRPRSLWSQVNVDKVAVLAAAGRMREPGLAEVRRAQEDGRWAAAYAPQSTASVPAELTAALAADARAEQAFAALDRTAKYLVLLPLLQARTPEGRRTAVERTVRALSTGG, from the coding sequence ATGGACGAGATCGGCGGTGTCGAGGTCGTGGCCTTCGCGGACAGCGGGGCGTTCGACGGCTGGCTGACGGCTCATCACGAGCGGCACGAAGGCGTGTGGGTCAAGGTCGCCAAGAAGGGTTCCGGGATCGCGTCCGTGACCTCGGACGAACTGGTCGACGTGGGCCTGTGCTGGGGCTGGATCTCGGGTCAGCGCAGGTCGCTCGACGCTTCGTACTATCTGCAGAAGTATGTGCCGCGGCGCCCCCGGAGCCTCTGGTCGCAGGTCAACGTCGACAAGGTCGCCGTACTCGCGGCCGCGGGCCGGATGCGCGAGCCGGGCCTCGCGGAGGTGCGCAGGGCGCAGGAGGACGGACGCTGGGCCGCCGCGTACGCGCCGCAGTCGACGGCCTCGGTGCCCGCCGAACTGACGGCGGCGCTGGCGGCGGACGCCCGGGCGGAGCAGGCCTTCGCGGCGCTCGACAGGACCGCGAAGTACCTGGTGCTCCTGCCTTTGCTCCAGGCCCGGACTCCCGAGGGCCGCCGGACAGCGGTCGAACGCACCGTACGGGCGCTCTCCACCGGCGGCTGA
- a CDS encoding lipoate--protein ligase family protein yields the protein MHGEYKVPGGKLVVVDLEVADGRLTDVRVSGDFFLEPDDAIAGIDAALEGAPADTDTAGLRARIDAGLPASAVLFGFTSESVAIAVRRALAQATDWRDYDWQLIHEPPQPPALHMALDEVITAEVAAGRRPPTLRVWQWDSPAVIIGSFQSLRNEVDAAGAARHGVTVVRRISGGGAMFAEPHSTITYSLSVPDSLVSGLSFADSYAYLDDWVLGALGDMGIRAWYQPLNDIATEIGKVAGAAQKRMVGPDGGPGAVLHHVTMAYDIDADKMTEVLRIGREKLSDKGTKSAKKRVDPLRRQTGLPRETVIERMIDSFRGRYGLTPGKVTDEELALARELVRTKFASEEWTARVP from the coding sequence GTGCACGGAGAGTACAAGGTCCCGGGCGGCAAGCTGGTGGTCGTCGATCTGGAGGTCGCGGACGGCAGGCTGACGGACGTCCGGGTCAGCGGCGACTTCTTCCTGGAGCCGGACGATGCCATCGCCGGGATCGACGCGGCGCTGGAGGGCGCTCCGGCGGATACCGACACGGCGGGGCTGCGGGCCCGGATCGACGCGGGGCTGCCCGCGTCGGCCGTGCTGTTCGGGTTCACCTCGGAGTCGGTGGCCATCGCCGTGCGCCGGGCGCTCGCCCAGGCCACGGACTGGCGTGACTACGACTGGCAGCTCATCCACGAGCCCCCGCAGCCGCCCGCCCTGCACATGGCACTGGACGAGGTGATCACGGCGGAGGTGGCGGCCGGTCGGCGGCCGCCGACCCTGCGGGTCTGGCAGTGGGACTCCCCCGCGGTGATCATCGGGAGCTTCCAGTCGCTGCGCAACGAGGTCGACGCGGCGGGCGCGGCCCGGCACGGGGTGACGGTGGTCCGGCGGATCTCCGGCGGCGGCGCGATGTTCGCGGAACCGCACAGCACGATCACGTACTCCCTCTCGGTACCCGATTCGCTGGTCTCCGGGCTGTCCTTCGCCGACTCGTACGCGTATCTGGACGACTGGGTCCTCGGGGCCCTCGGGGACATGGGCATCCGGGCGTGGTACCAGCCGCTGAACGACATCGCGACCGAGATCGGAAAGGTGGCCGGTGCCGCGCAGAAGCGGATGGTCGGCCCCGACGGCGGGCCGGGCGCGGTACTGCACCATGTGACGATGGCGTACGACATCGACGCCGACAAGATGACCGAGGTACTGCGCATCGGGCGGGAGAAGCTGTCCGACAAGGGCACCAAGAGCGCGAAGAAGCGCGTGGACCCGTTGCGCCGGCAGACCGGGCTGCCGCGCGAGACCGTCATCGAGCGGATGATCGACTCGTTCCGCGGACGGTACGGGCTGACGCCGGGCAAGGTGACGGACGAGGAACTGGCCCTGGCCCGGGAGCTGGTGCGGACGAAGTTCGCCTCGGAGGAGTGGACGGCCCGCGTCCCCTGA
- a CDS encoding TIGR02569 family protein — MDHISAPPAAVLTAFGAAAPVVPLPGGQGTARRCGALVLKPVAFTAETRWRAGVLCHLVDGDGFRVARPVSAADGAWSAGGWEAWRWLPGAADPYRPDEVIRAGAAFHAAVAGLPRPRFLAVRNDPWARAERLAFGDTDTDTDTDADSDGAAGIVGESGSALLKPLLAARRPVTTPAQLVHGDLLGNVLFAPDAPPAIIDWAVYWRPAAWAAAVVAVDAVCWWEEGAPLLERWSGLPEWRQMLLRALVFRIAAHTEPLTGAQESAYARTAELVLGTADGPGAGRSG; from the coding sequence ATGGACCACATCTCCGCTCCCCCGGCCGCCGTCCTCACCGCCTTCGGGGCTGCCGCTCCGGTGGTGCCCCTGCCCGGCGGGCAGGGTACGGCCCGGCGCTGCGGCGCCCTGGTGCTCAAGCCCGTGGCGTTCACCGCCGAGACCCGCTGGCGCGCGGGAGTGCTCTGTCATCTGGTGGACGGCGACGGTTTCCGGGTGGCCCGTCCGGTGTCCGCGGCCGACGGAGCCTGGTCGGCGGGCGGCTGGGAGGCCTGGCGGTGGCTGCCGGGGGCGGCCGATCCGTACCGGCCGGACGAGGTGATCCGGGCCGGTGCGGCGTTCCACGCCGCGGTGGCGGGGCTGCCCCGGCCGCGGTTCCTGGCGGTACGGAACGATCCCTGGGCCCGGGCCGAACGACTGGCCTTCGGCGACACCGACACCGACACCGACACCGACGCCGATAGCGACGGTGCGGCCGGGATCGTCGGGGAGTCGGGGTCGGCCCTGCTGAAGCCGCTGCTGGCGGCGCGCCGGCCGGTGACGACACCCGCCCAGCTGGTCCACGGGGATCTGCTGGGCAATGTGCTGTTCGCGCCGGACGCGCCCCCGGCGATCATCGACTGGGCGGTGTACTGGCGTCCGGCGGCCTGGGCGGCGGCGGTCGTCGCGGTGGACGCGGTCTGCTGGTGGGAGGAGGGCGCGCCGCTGCTGGAGCGCTGGTCGGGGCTGCCGGAGTGGCGGCAGATGCTGCTGCGGGCGCTGGTGTTCCGGATCGCCGCGCACACCGAGCCGCTGACCGGCGCTCAGGAGAGCGCCTACGCGAGGACCGCAGAACTGGTGCTGGGGACGGCGGACGGGCCCGGGGCGGGCCGGTCCGGGTAG
- a CDS encoding inositol monophosphatase family protein, which yields MIEDFLQGDLSDVEEAVRKAAAAEIMPRFRQLAADEVVEKSGPHDLVTVADRLAEEHLTAALIGLLPGSVVVGEEAVHADPAVYSAVTGDAPVWIVDPVDGTRQFVRGEDGFCTLVALAHRGELLASWTYAPARDQLAVAVRGGGARLDGVPLHTGSPAPDAVLRVATSHPDYTTDAQKRALLGLVTPGISPRPCGAAGLEYLAVARGELDAVAFSWEAAWDHAAGLLLVTEAGGAHLTLDGVPFRIGGGNALPFTVARSTATAERVLGALRS from the coding sequence ATGATCGAAGACTTTCTCCAAGGGGACCTGTCCGACGTCGAGGAGGCGGTCCGCAAGGCCGCGGCCGCGGAGATCATGCCGAGGTTCCGGCAACTGGCCGCGGACGAGGTCGTCGAGAAGAGCGGACCGCACGACCTGGTCACCGTCGCCGACCGGCTCGCCGAGGAACATCTGACCGCCGCCCTGATCGGGCTGCTGCCCGGCTCGGTCGTCGTCGGCGAGGAGGCCGTGCACGCCGACCCGGCCGTGTACTCCGCCGTCACCGGCGACGCACCGGTCTGGATCGTCGACCCGGTCGACGGCACCCGCCAGTTCGTCCGCGGCGAGGACGGCTTCTGCACCCTCGTCGCCCTCGCCCACCGGGGCGAGCTGCTCGCCTCCTGGACGTACGCCCCCGCCCGCGACCAACTCGCCGTCGCCGTCCGCGGTGGCGGCGCCCGGCTCGACGGGGTCCCGCTGCACACCGGATCGCCCGCGCCGGACGCCGTGCTCCGCGTCGCCACCTCCCACCCCGACTACACGACCGACGCCCAGAAGCGAGCCCTCCTGGGTCTGGTGACCCCCGGTATCAGCCCCCGCCCCTGCGGCGCGGCCGGACTGGAGTACCTCGCCGTGGCCCGCGGTGAGCTGGACGCGGTCGCCTTCTCCTGGGAGGCCGCCTGGGACCATGCGGCCGGGCTCCTCCTGGTGACCGAGGCGGGCGGTGCGCATCTGACCCTCGACGGTGTGCCGTTCCGTATCGGCGGTGGGAACGCGCTGCCCTTCACGGTGGCCCGCTCCACCGCCACGGCCGAGCGGGTCCTCGGGGCCCTGCGGTCCTGA
- a CDS encoding phytoene desaturase family protein — protein MPSMLDTVVVGAGPNGLTAAAELARRGFSVAVFEALDTVGGGARTEELTLPGFRHDPCSAVHPLGIGSPAFSAMPLERYGLEWLHPELPLAHPFPDGTAAVLARSVGESAMSLGPRDAGTYRRLVAPYQGHWDDLAADFLRVPWDGLPRDPYRFARFGLTALQPATWTMRRFSDEKARGLFAGLAAHAIASGSGLATTGIALVFALAAHERGWPLPRGGSQSISDALAAYIRELGGTIHTGVEVKRLDELPPARAYVFDTSPTALARIAGLGGAYDRYRYGASVFKIDYALSGPVPWTAREARTAGTVHIGPTAGEIEAALQAAVTGREPHKPFLITAQPSLVDPSRAPEGKQVFWAYGHVPAHWEGDATEVVERQIERFAPGFRDLVIARAVAGPPQLAARNANYVGGDIACGAFAGLQTVLRPKLARVPYATAHPAVFLCSSATPPGPGVHGMSGHWAAKAVWRKLRAAD, from the coding sequence GTGCCGTCGATGCTCGATACCGTCGTAGTGGGCGCCGGGCCCAACGGGCTCACGGCCGCCGCCGAACTGGCCCGCCGCGGCTTCTCGGTCGCCGTCTTCGAGGCCCTCGACACCGTCGGCGGCGGTGCGCGGACCGAGGAGCTCACGCTTCCCGGCTTCCGGCACGATCCCTGCTCCGCCGTGCACCCCCTCGGCATCGGTTCGCCCGCCTTCTCCGCGATGCCGCTGGAGCGGTACGGACTGGAGTGGCTCCACCCCGAACTGCCGCTCGCGCACCCGTTCCCCGACGGTACCGCCGCCGTCCTCGCCCGGTCCGTCGGCGAGAGCGCCATGTCGCTCGGCCCCCGGGACGCGGGCACCTACCGGCGTCTCGTCGCCCCCTACCAGGGCCACTGGGACGACCTCGCCGCCGACTTCCTGCGCGTCCCCTGGGACGGGCTGCCCCGGGACCCGTACCGCTTCGCCCGCTTCGGGCTGACCGCGCTCCAGCCCGCCACCTGGACCATGCGGCGCTTCTCCGACGAGAAGGCGCGCGGTCTCTTCGCCGGTCTCGCCGCCCATGCCATCGCGTCCGGCTCGGGCCTCGCCACCACCGGTATCGCCCTGGTGTTCGCGCTGGCCGCGCACGAGCGGGGCTGGCCCCTGCCGCGCGGCGGCTCCCAGTCGATCTCCGACGCCCTCGCCGCGTACATCCGGGAACTGGGCGGCACCATCCACACCGGGGTCGAGGTCAAACGGCTCGACGAACTCCCGCCCGCCCGCGCCTATGTCTTCGACACCTCCCCGACGGCGCTCGCGCGGATCGCCGGACTCGGCGGCGCCTATGACCGCTACCGCTACGGCGCCTCCGTCTTCAAGATCGACTACGCGCTGTCGGGGCCGGTGCCGTGGACCGCGCGGGAGGCCCGTACCGCCGGAACCGTCCATATCGGCCCCACCGCCGGGGAGATCGAAGCCGCCCTCCAGGCCGCCGTCACCGGGCGTGAACCGCACAAGCCCTTCCTGATCACCGCTCAGCCCAGCCTCGTCGACCCGTCCCGCGCCCCCGAGGGCAAGCAGGTGTTCTGGGCGTACGGACATGTGCCCGCCCACTGGGAGGGCGACGCCACCGAGGTGGTCGAGCGCCAGATCGAACGGTTCGCGCCCGGTTTCCGCGATCTCGTCATCGCCCGGGCCGTCGCCGGACCGCCGCAGCTCGCCGCGCGCAACGCCAACTACGTCGGCGGTGACATCGCCTGCGGCGCCTTCGCCGGGCTCCAGACCGTGCTCCGGCCCAAGCTCGCCCGGGTGCCCTACGCCACCGCCCACCCCGCGGTCTTCCTCTGCTCCTCCGCCACCCCGCCCGGCCCCGGTGTCCACGGCATGTCGGGTCACTGGGCGGCGAAGGCGGTCTGGCGGAAGCTGCGGGCCGCGGACTGA
- a CDS encoding O-acetyl-ADP-ribose deacetylase, with protein MTQRPAIVLVRGDITEQRADAIVNAANTSLLGGGGVDGAIHRAGGPEILAACRALRASHYGKGLPTGQAVATTAGKLAADHVIHTPGPVWSREHDRGELLASCYRESLRVAMELGARTVAFPAISTGIYGWPMDDAARIAVRAVRKSAAPPVTEVRFVLFDEYAYEEFAAALRATTA; from the coding sequence ATGACCCAGCGACCCGCCATCGTCCTTGTGCGCGGCGACATCACCGAGCAGCGGGCGGACGCCATCGTCAACGCCGCGAACACCTCCCTCCTCGGCGGCGGCGGGGTGGACGGCGCGATCCACCGCGCGGGCGGCCCCGAGATCCTCGCGGCCTGCCGCGCCCTGCGGGCCTCGCACTACGGCAAGGGGCTGCCGACCGGGCAGGCCGTGGCGACGACGGCCGGAAAGCTGGCCGCGGACCATGTGATCCACACCCCGGGCCCGGTCTGGTCCAGGGAACACGACCGCGGCGAGCTGCTCGCGTCCTGCTACCGCGAGTCACTGCGGGTGGCGATGGAGCTGGGCGCGCGGACGGTCGCCTTCCCGGCGATTTCGACGGGGATCTACGGCTGGCCCATGGACGACGCGGCCCGGATCGCGGTCCGGGCGGTCAGGAAGTCGGCGGCACCGCCCGTGACGGAGGTGCGATTCGTCCTGTTCGACGAGTACGCGTACGAGGAGTTCGCCGCGGCCCTGCGAGCGACGACGGCCTGA
- a CDS encoding AlkA N-terminal domain-containing protein produces MHTDTERCVRAVQSKDARFDGWFFTAVLTTRIYCRPSCPAVPPKPANMTFYPSSAACQQAGFRACKRCRPDTSPGSPEWNARADTVARAMRLIRDGVVDREGVPGLAARLGYSTRQIERQLRAELGAGPLALARAQRAQTARVLIETTALPMAEIAFAAGFASVRTFNDTVREVFALAPGELRARSARRAGNPSAAAGPRTPGAITLRLPYRAPLNPDNLFGHLAATAVPGVEEWRDGAYRRTLTLPYGHGIVALGPRPDHIACKLFLTDIRDLTIAISRARWLLDLDADPVAVDEQLRTDPLLRPLVDKAPGRRVPRTVDAAEFAVRAVLGQQVSTAAARTHAARLVTAHGEPVEDPEGGLGRLFPTPAALAGLDPEALALPRSRRATLTTLVAALADGTLRLGVDSDWDEARARLSALPGFGPWTVEVIAMRALGDPDAFLPTDLGMRRAAAGLGLPATPAALTAHAAAWRPWRAYAVQYLWATDDHPINFLPPDEKVPA; encoded by the coding sequence ATGCACACCGACACCGAGCGCTGTGTACGCGCCGTGCAGTCGAAGGACGCCCGCTTCGACGGCTGGTTCTTCACCGCCGTACTCACCACCCGGATCTACTGCCGTCCGAGCTGCCCGGCCGTACCGCCCAAGCCCGCGAACATGACGTTCTACCCGAGCTCCGCCGCCTGTCAGCAGGCCGGATTCCGGGCCTGCAAGCGGTGCCGGCCCGACACCTCGCCGGGGTCCCCGGAGTGGAACGCCCGCGCCGACACCGTCGCCCGGGCGATGCGGCTGATCCGGGACGGGGTCGTCGACCGCGAGGGCGTACCGGGCCTTGCGGCCAGGCTCGGCTACTCCACCCGCCAGATCGAACGGCAGCTCCGCGCCGAGCTGGGCGCCGGGCCGCTCGCCCTGGCCCGGGCGCAGCGGGCGCAGACCGCGCGGGTGCTCATCGAGACCACCGCCCTGCCGATGGCGGAGATCGCCTTCGCCGCCGGATTCGCCTCCGTACGGACCTTCAACGACACCGTGCGGGAGGTCTTCGCGCTCGCCCCGGGCGAACTGCGGGCCCGGTCCGCCCGCCGCGCCGGAAACCCGTCCGCCGCGGCCGGGCCCCGCACCCCCGGGGCGATCACCCTGCGGCTGCCCTACCGTGCGCCGCTGAACCCGGACAATCTCTTCGGGCATCTCGCGGCGACCGCCGTACCCGGGGTCGAGGAGTGGCGCGACGGAGCGTACCGGCGCACGCTCACCCTGCCGTACGGGCACGGCATCGTCGCCCTCGGCCCCCGCCCCGACCACATCGCCTGCAAGCTGTTCCTCACCGACATCCGGGATCTGACGATCGCGATCAGCCGCGCCCGGTGGCTGCTCGACCTGGACGCCGACCCGGTCGCCGTCGACGAGCAGCTCCGTACGGATCCCCTGCTGCGGCCCCTGGTGGACAAGGCGCCCGGGCGCCGGGTGCCGAGGACGGTCGACGCGGCGGAATTCGCCGTACGCGCGGTCCTCGGCCAGCAGGTGTCGACCGCCGCCGCCCGGACCCACGCGGCCCGGCTGGTCACCGCCCACGGAGAGCCGGTCGAGGACCCGGAAGGCGGACTCGGCCGGCTCTTCCCCACCCCGGCCGCGCTGGCGGGGCTCGACCCCGAGGCCCTCGCCCTGCCCCGCAGCAGACGCGCCACGCTGACCACGCTGGTCGCCGCGCTCGCCGACGGCACCCTCCGGCTCGGAGTGGACAGCGACTGGGACGAGGCCCGGGCCAGGCTGTCCGCGCTGCCCGGCTTCGGCCCCTGGACCGTCGAGGTCATCGCGATGCGCGCGCTCGGCGACCCGGACGCCTTCCTCCCCACCGACCTGGGCATGCGCCGGGCCGCCGCGGGCCTCGGGCTTCCCGCCACCCCGGCCGCCCTCACCGCGCACGCCGCCGCCTGGCGGCCCTGGCGGGCGTACGCCGTTCAGTATCTGTGGGCCACCGACGACCATCCGATCAACTTCCTCCCGCCCGACGAGAAGGTCCCCGCATGA
- a CDS encoding methylated-DNA--[protein]-cysteine S-methyltransferase, which translates to MTPTTRTTATRHTVMDSPYGPLTLVATDGVLSGLYMSEQRHRPAEETFGERSAEPFGEVIRQLDAYFARELTEFDLPLNLAGTEFQRRVWEQLLLIPYGETRTYGELAGELGNPNASRAVGLANGKNPVSIIVPCHRVIGAAGDLTGYGGGLPRKQRLLAFESGRDTEPDALF; encoded by the coding sequence ATGACCCCCACGACTCGCACCACAGCCACCCGGCACACGGTGATGGACAGCCCCTACGGCCCCCTTACGCTCGTCGCCACCGACGGCGTCCTCAGCGGCCTCTATATGAGCGAGCAGCGTCACCGCCCCGCCGAAGAGACCTTCGGCGAGCGGTCGGCGGAGCCGTTCGGAGAGGTGATCCGCCAGCTCGACGCCTACTTCGCCCGCGAACTGACCGAGTTCGACCTGCCGCTGAACCTGGCGGGTACCGAGTTCCAGCGCCGCGTCTGGGAACAGCTCCTGCTCATTCCCTACGGCGAGACCCGCACTTACGGCGAACTCGCCGGGGAACTCGGCAACCCCAACGCCTCCCGCGCGGTGGGTCTGGCCAACGGCAAGAATCCGGTGAGCATCATCGTCCCCTGCCATCGGGTGATCGGCGCCGCCGGCGACCTCACCGGCTACGGCGGCGGACTGCCCCGCAAGCAGCGGCTCCTCGCCTTCGAATCGGGCCGCGATACGGAGCCGGACGCCCTCTTCTGA
- a CDS encoding DUF6506 family protein, producing the protein MAGDRAIIFRAEDAADGEAAVPPVVSKGSDGTTTHILTAPTPAAAAALAAEYADRGVTRVQLCGATGYPWLAEVEAAVRGRARVDTVLFGFESLLGIARYKERAIAGEAQRDLFLYVLPGADPAEDRFVRTAGPNTSTFVAVPEPGAGAAVVAESAEFADGLGLIELYGDWDGDAVAAVIRAVDERVPVGIAVSSRP; encoded by the coding sequence ATGGCCGGTGACCGGGCGATCATCTTCAGGGCCGAGGACGCGGCGGACGGCGAGGCGGCCGTACCGCCCGTGGTGAGCAAGGGCTCCGACGGCACCACCACCCATATCCTGACCGCCCCCACCCCCGCCGCCGCGGCGGCCCTCGCCGCGGAGTACGCCGACCGGGGGGTGACCCGGGTCCAGCTCTGCGGCGCCACGGGCTATCCGTGGCTCGCCGAGGTCGAGGCGGCGGTCCGGGGGCGCGCCCGCGTCGACACGGTCCTCTTCGGCTTCGAGTCCCTCCTCGGCATCGCCCGTTACAAGGAGCGGGCGATCGCGGGCGAGGCCCAGCGGGATCTGTTCCTGTACGTCCTGCCGGGCGCCGATCCGGCCGAGGACCGCTTCGTCCGCACGGCGGGCCCGAACACCTCGACGTTCGTCGCGGTGCCGGAGCCGGGCGCGGGAGCGGCCGTCGTGGCGGAGTCGGCGGAGTTCGCGGACGGTCTCGGCCTGATCGAGCTGTACGGCGACTGGGACGGGGACGCGGTGGCTGCGGTGATCCGCGCGGTGGACGAGCGGGTCCCGGTGGGGATCGCGGTCTCCTCGCGTCCCTAG
- a CDS encoding NUDIX domain-containing protein has product MTTDHDSDSAYSAYIATLPRVLSGAAVLLRDELGRLLVVEPNYRDGWALPGGTVESDGGETPREAARRETLEEIGLDVEPGRLLAVDWVRGPLRPPIVAYVYDGGVLGPERLDAISLQEDELLSWRLIGRDDIPEYLLGSLGLRITAALEALESGSGAVELVDGLLVR; this is encoded by the coding sequence GTGACCACGGATCATGACAGCGACAGCGCGTACAGCGCCTATATCGCCACCCTGCCCCGTGTCCTCTCGGGCGCTGCCGTGCTGCTCAGGGACGAGCTGGGCCGACTGCTCGTCGTCGAGCCCAACTACCGGGACGGCTGGGCGCTGCCCGGCGGCACGGTCGAATCGGACGGCGGCGAGACCCCGCGGGAGGCCGCCCGGCGGGAGACCCTGGAGGAGATCGGGCTGGACGTGGAGCCTGGCAGGCTGCTGGCGGTCGACTGGGTACGCGGCCCGCTGCGGCCGCCGATCGTGGCCTATGTGTACGACGGCGGGGTCCTCGGCCCGGAACGGCTCGACGCGATCAGCCTCCAGGAGGACGAGCTGCTGTCGTGGCGGCTGATCGGCCGCGACGACATTCCCGAGTATCTGCTCGGGTCCCTCGGCCTCCGGATCACGGCGGCGCTGGAAGCGCTGGAGTCGGGCTCGGGCGCGGTGGAGCTGGTGGACGGGCTCCTGGTCCGTTGA
- a CDS encoding ADP-ribosylglycohydrolase family protein, whose protein sequence is MTGTAHKTPPAQLSDRILGGWLGRIAGNMLGKPVERGDYWTRARIDAYLRRTDALPLTGYLPPPPADAAPGEFTLRPEWRECVRGRVHGSCRDDDVDYAILGLHLLETHGFGFTTEQVGQVWLERLPYLQTFTAERVAYRNLVDGIGPPRTASHDNPYQEWIGALIRADVFGWTCPGDPDAAAALARRDAALSHRGNGVHGAVWAAATIAAAFTADGPRAALEAGLGRVPPDSRLARTVRHTIALHDSGTDWAGTLDEMERRTAGQGWIHVVPNAAVLTAGLLYGAGDFTRTIALTVRGGLDTDSNGATAGSVAGVLCGASALPPQWTEPLADRVRSAVFGFDGTSVTELARRTARLAAARTGEDRAGEDRAGGEDRAG, encoded by the coding sequence ATGACAGGCACCGCGCACAAGACCCCGCCGGCCCAGCTGTCCGACCGGATCCTGGGTGGCTGGCTGGGCCGGATCGCGGGCAACATGCTCGGCAAACCCGTCGAACGCGGCGACTACTGGACCCGTGCGCGCATCGACGCGTATCTGCGCCGTACGGACGCGCTGCCGCTGACCGGCTATCTGCCGCCGCCCCCGGCGGACGCGGCGCCCGGGGAGTTCACCCTGCGCCCCGAGTGGCGGGAGTGTGTCCGGGGGCGGGTGCACGGGAGCTGCCGGGACGACGATGTGGATTACGCGATCCTCGGTCTGCATCTGCTGGAGACCCACGGGTTCGGGTTCACCACGGAGCAGGTGGGGCAGGTGTGGCTGGAGAGGCTGCCGTATCTCCAGACGTTCACCGCGGAACGGGTGGCGTACCGGAATCTGGTCGACGGTATCGGCCCGCCGCGGACCGCCTCGCACGACAATCCGTACCAGGAGTGGATCGGCGCCCTGATCCGCGCGGACGTCTTCGGCTGGACCTGCCCGGGCGATCCGGACGCGGCGGCGGCCCTGGCCCGCCGGGACGCGGCGCTGTCCCACCGGGGCAACGGGGTCCACGGCGCGGTGTGGGCCGCCGCGACGATCGCCGCCGCGTTCACGGCGGACGGGCCCCGGGCGGCCCTGGAAGCGGGTCTGGGCCGGGTGCCGCCGGATTCGAGGCTGGCCCGGACCGTGCGGCATACGATCGCGCTCCACGATTCGGGTACGGACTGGGCCGGGACGCTCGACGAGATGGAGCGCAGGACCGCGGGGCAGGGCTGGATCCATGTCGTTCCGAACGCGGCGGTGCTGACGGCGGGTCTGCTGTACGGGGCGGGCGACTTCACCCGGACGATCGCGCTCACGGTGCGCGGCGGGCTCGACACCGACTCCAACGGGGCGACGGCGGGTTCGGTGGCGGGCGTGCTGTGCGGTGCGTCGGCGCTGCCGCCGCAGTGGACGGAACCGCTGGCGGACCGGGTGCGCAGCGCGGTGTTCGGCTTCGACGGGACGAGCGTGACGGAGCTGGCCCGGCGGACGGCCCGGCTGGCGGCGGCCAGGACCGGGGAGGATCGGGCCGGAGAGGACCGGGCCGGCGGGGAGGACCGGGCCGGGTGA